One Calditerrivibrio sp. genomic region harbors:
- the wecB gene encoding UDP-N-acetylglucosamine 2-epimerase (non-hydrolyzing): MKILTVIGARPQFIKAAAVSRVISKKVLEGYNIKEIIVHTGQHFDDQMSGVFFREMEIPYPDYQLGINGLSHAAMTGQMMEKIEAVLLQEKPDLVLVYGDTNTTLAGALSAVKVHIPVAHIEAGLRSFNFEMPEEINRIITDRISSILFCPTQQSVENLKREGYPNFLKKGTRQQIYLVGDVMFDTAIYYSNKIVDKGSIYSRFGIKPGRYNLCTIHRAENTDNPERLREILIGLGEISKDKALLLPLHPRTKKILEKDQDLLKICENIKIIDPVGYFDMLALLQGAFLILTDSGGLQKEAYFFKKYCITLRDETEWVELVESGVNVVVGADKNKIVEVYLDLKNKQFPITENLYGDGNAADKIVECLLDYA, from the coding sequence ATGAAAATATTGACTGTTATTGGTGCAAGGCCCCAGTTTATAAAAGCAGCTGCAGTTAGTAGAGTTATTTCTAAAAAAGTTCTTGAGGGTTATAACATAAAAGAGATTATAGTTCATACTGGTCAGCATTTTGATGACCAGATGAGTGGTGTTTTTTTTAGAGAGATGGAGATACCATATCCCGATTATCAGCTCGGTATCAATGGTCTTTCCCATGCTGCCATGACAGGGCAGATGATGGAGAAGATTGAGGCTGTCCTTTTGCAAGAAAAACCAGATCTTGTTCTTGTTTATGGCGATACTAATACGACGCTTGCAGGGGCTTTGTCTGCAGTAAAAGTTCATATACCTGTTGCTCATATAGAGGCTGGTCTTAGAAGTTTTAATTTTGAGATGCCGGAGGAGATAAACAGAATAATTACCGATCGGATAAGTTCAATACTTTTTTGTCCTACTCAGCAATCTGTAGAGAACTTAAAACGTGAGGGGTATCCAAATTTTCTAAAAAAGGGTACAAGGCAGCAGATATATCTTGTTGGTGATGTGATGTTTGATACTGCTATCTATTATAGCAATAAAATTGTGGATAAAGGTTCTATATATAGTAGATTTGGTATTAAACCGGGAAGATACAATCTATGTACAATCCATAGAGCAGAAAATACTGATAACCCAGAAAGGCTTAGGGAGATTCTAATAGGGCTTGGGGAAATATCAAAAGATAAAGCTTTGTTATTACCACTTCATCCAAGAACAAAAAAAATATTGGAAAAGGATCAGGATCTTCTTAAGATTTGCGAAAATATAAAAATCATCGATCCTGTGGGGTATTTTGATATGTTGGCTCTATTACAGGGTGCTTTTCTAATTTTGACTGATAGTGGTGGTTTACAGAAGGAAGCATATTTCTTTAAAAAATATTGCATAACCCTAAGGGATGAAACTGAATGGGTGGAGCTTGTAGAAAGCGGTGTTAATGTTGTAGTGGGAGCTGATAAAAATAAAATTGTAGAAGTATATTTAGACTTAAAGAACAAGCAGTTTCCTATAACTGAAAATCTTTATGGTGATGGTAACGCTGCGGATAAGATTGTCGAATGTTTATTGGATTATGCCTGA
- a CDS encoding acetyltransferase, with amino-acid sequence MGFFVHESSYIDENVEIGEGTKIWHFCHILPGTKIGRNCSFGQNCMVGPNVIIGNNVKVQNNVSIYEGLIIEDDVFLGPSCVLTNVTNPRSQVNRKNFYEKTVLKRGCTIGANATIVCGITIGRYAFISAGAVVTKDVPDYAFILGVPGRQKGWMSRHGHILKDPDADGIMVCPESGLRYKEVEPNILRCLDLDEEAPLPPELSVGKVFYDDLKKR; translated from the coding sequence ATGGGATTTTTTGTTCATGAGTCAAGCTATATAGACGAGAATGTGGAGATAGGTGAAGGAACTAAAATATGGCATTTTTGTCATATCCTACCTGGTACAAAAATAGGTAGAAATTGCTCTTTTGGTCAAAATTGTATGGTAGGGCCGAATGTTATTATTGGTAATAATGTAAAAGTGCAGAATAATGTATCAATCTATGAGGGGCTTATTATAGAGGACGATGTTTTTCTTGGCCCTTCTTGTGTGCTCACCAATGTAACAAACCCAAGAAGTCAGGTAAATAGAAAGAATTTTTATGAAAAAACTGTTTTAAAAAGAGGGTGTACTATAGGTGCAAACGCTACAATTGTTTGTGGTATAACTATCGGTAGATATGCTTTTATCTCTGCTGGTGCAGTGGTGACCAAAGATGTGCCGGATTATGCTTTTATTTTAGGTGTACCTGGCAGGCAGAAAGGTTGGATGAGTAGGCATGGGCATATTTTGAAGGATCCTGATGCTGATGGTATTATGGTTTGTCCTGAGAGTGGGTTGCGGTACAAAGAGGTGGAGCCAAATATCCTTAGATGCTTAGATCTGGATGAAGAAGCACCTTTACCACCAGAGCTATCGGTGGGTAAAGTGTTTTATGATGATCTAAAAAAGAGGTAG
- a CDS encoding Gfo/Idh/MocA family oxidoreductase — MTFRPLRFALIGVGGYIAPRHLKAIKETGNILVAALDKNDSVGIIDSYFPDADFFTEFERFDRHIDKLRRKGEGVDYISICSPNYLHDAHIRFALRSGANAICEKPLVLNPWNIDGLKELEEETGKRVFTILQLRLHENIIKTRQRVQEMIKKDPGKVWDIDLTYITSRGNWYFTSWKGDESKSGGLATNIGIHFFDMLYFIFGDFKKNVVYVREKDICAGYIELEHAKVRWFLSINPKYLPESAVKQGKRTYRSITMDGEEIEFSEGFTDLHTTSYRDILSGGGFGLMDALPSIKITSEIRTMQLEKTGAEWVNNILKERV; from the coding sequence ATGACATTTAGACCATTGAGATTTGCTTTAATAGGTGTAGGGGGTTATATTGCGCCAAGACATTTAAAAGCTATTAAGGAGACGGGGAATATACTTGTGGCAGCACTTGATAAGAATGATTCTGTTGGGATTATCGATAGTTATTTTCCCGATGCAGATTTTTTTACCGAGTTTGAAAGGTTTGATAGACATATAGACAAGCTCAGAAGAAAGGGTGAGGGGGTAGATTATATCTCTATATGTTCACCAAATTATCTCCATGATGCCCATATAAGATTTGCTCTAAGGAGTGGTGCCAACGCTATCTGTGAAAAACCTCTTGTGTTAAACCCTTGGAATATAGATGGTTTGAAGGAGTTGGAGGAAGAGACCGGAAAGAGGGTTTTTACAATACTACAGTTGAGGCTCCATGAAAATATAATTAAAACCCGACAAAGGGTTCAAGAAATGATAAAAAAGGATCCAGGTAAGGTTTGGGATATAGATCTCACCTATATAACAAGTCGTGGTAACTGGTATTTTACATCTTGGAAAGGGGATGAAAGTAAGTCTGGAGGGTTAGCAACAAACATAGGGATTCATTTTTTTGATATGTTATATTTTATCTTTGGTGATTTCAAAAAAAACGTGGTATATGTTAGGGAAAAAGATATTTGTGCTGGCTATATTGAGTTGGAACATGCTAAGGTAAGATGGTTTTTAAGTATTAATCCTAAATATCTTCCTGAATCTGCAGTAAAACAAGGTAAAAGAACTTATCGAAGTATAACAATGGATGGAGAGGAGATTGAGTTTTCAGAGGGTTTTACTGATTTGCATACCACTTCATATAGAGATATTCTAAGTGGGGGTGGGTTTGGTTTGATGGATGCATTACCATCAATAAAGATTACAAGTGAGATAAGAACGATGCAATTAGAAAAAACTGGTGCTGAATGGGTCAATAACATTTTAAAGGAGAGGGTGTAA
- a CDS encoding tetratricopeptide repeat protein, whose protein sequence is MKNILSLILLLLIMTFNIQANEILLKEGSTISELVIKVSPDLVKNITTKDNIATIYFNKKFNINIKEYNKKVIQDIIKNNDSLTIKANSWASVFVAKEKDQLRIVIANTPKNAIPVNINTVSAVPVVDQTYKNEESEKMLDDLKLKFKKEDYDAVLQLSDKLIEKNPLDKYGEEALFYKALTYYELGKDSDKALFSASALFDEFTRKFPKSRLLGEAMLKSAETKEKLGFKNEAVFIYQEMTKNLKDEKYLNIAYTKVGQLYNELGQPDRALKYFTDYIQKTKPENSPIYAYVGTIYAQKNDFAKAEEFFSKYKPKKLEDVPAETLYWMAETYRHKNDLDNALKIFTLFYNKYQNHNLTDMAMYQAADILYRKDKKDIALGIWKDTKNRFPNKKGGILSAIRVAEETLDSNDPTFWSVYLKDAMANDIDINLAMKASTLLIKSMIKHKEFDAALKEISVFESKYPSTKEAKDLLSIKEDIYHNLIKNSFEKKEYNKTIQYIDKIISEFPKTKYLNEVISIKEEIDFDKIKNLYNSKKYSEALKQLEFYMASNKNLIHKDKWQTLWEDTLYNYTMGMKNDPVKFGLNARQFISLFPNSQKATELKELISKNIQKEFDEIIKSKDYYSIVVFYQKNKNELDQTSKKDYYTARVAIALYMIGEKDKAKNLINNTKHIDTEVELVKFMLGLNTTKFNINNYNETDFQKIIDELINKDPSKAFQLSLNYQRNKTLGVKNALDSFEKLDENTKSNSIKTLLTSLEKLPDNIKKSAFKIYYQAAERDFLSKNYNGAITHYQNYLKFAPKNDPNMQEALYFLGKSYIALNNKDLAIKYLTELTKQYPNSQYSNLAKTEIEDLKWKSLKR, encoded by the coding sequence ATGAAGAATATACTTTCTCTAATACTGTTACTTTTGATTATGACTTTTAACATTCAAGCAAATGAAATTCTCCTAAAAGAAGGTAGCACAATCAGTGAATTAGTAATAAAAGTTTCGCCGGACTTAGTTAAGAATATCACTACAAAAGATAACATAGCCACTATATATTTTAACAAAAAATTCAATATCAATATCAAAGAATATAACAAAAAGGTAATCCAAGATATTATAAAAAATAACGACTCCCTAACTATTAAAGCCAACAGTTGGGCATCCGTTTTCGTAGCAAAAGAAAAAGATCAGCTTAGAATAGTCATAGCAAACACCCCCAAAAATGCTATACCTGTAAACATCAATACTGTATCAGCAGTACCAGTAGTTGATCAAACTTACAAAAACGAAGAGTCTGAAAAAATGCTAGACGATCTCAAACTAAAATTTAAAAAGGAGGATTACGACGCAGTTCTACAACTGAGCGATAAACTCATAGAAAAAAATCCATTGGATAAGTATGGAGAAGAAGCACTTTTCTATAAGGCACTTACCTATTATGAGCTTGGTAAAGACTCCGACAAAGCCCTATTTTCAGCATCAGCTCTTTTCGATGAATTCACAAGAAAATTCCCAAAATCCCGTTTACTCGGTGAAGCCATGTTAAAATCTGCTGAAACCAAAGAAAAACTTGGGTTTAAAAACGAAGCTGTCTTTATCTATCAAGAGATGACAAAAAACTTAAAAGATGAAAAATACCTCAATATAGCATACACAAAAGTAGGGCAGTTATACAATGAATTGGGACAACCAGATCGTGCATTAAAATATTTCACAGACTATATACAAAAAACCAAACCAGAAAACTCCCCAATATATGCCTATGTAGGTACTATCTATGCTCAAAAAAACGATTTCGCCAAGGCTGAAGAATTCTTTTCCAAATATAAACCCAAAAAGTTAGAAGATGTTCCAGCCGAAACCTTATACTGGATGGCTGAAACTTACAGACATAAAAACGACCTGGACAATGCTCTAAAAATTTTCACACTATTTTACAACAAATATCAAAACCATAACCTCACCGATATGGCCATGTATCAGGCTGCCGACATTTTATACAGAAAAGATAAAAAAGATATTGCTCTTGGTATATGGAAAGATACAAAAAACAGATTCCCGAACAAAAAAGGTGGTATTTTATCTGCAATCCGTGTTGCTGAGGAGACTTTAGACTCAAATGACCCAACTTTTTGGTCAGTGTATCTTAAAGATGCCATGGCCAACGATATAGATATAAATTTAGCAATGAAAGCCTCTACTTTACTAATCAAATCTATGATCAAACATAAAGAATTTGACGCAGCACTTAAGGAGATTTCTGTTTTTGAATCCAAATACCCCTCCACTAAGGAGGCAAAAGATCTGCTATCTATAAAAGAAGATATATATCACAATCTAATCAAAAACTCCTTCGAAAAAAAAGAATATAACAAAACCATTCAATATATAGACAAGATTATATCTGAATTTCCAAAAACAAAATATCTTAATGAAGTAATTTCCATAAAAGAGGAGATCGATTTTGACAAAATAAAGAACCTTTATAACTCAAAAAAATATTCAGAAGCACTAAAACAATTAGAATTTTACATGGCTTCCAACAAAAACCTTATCCATAAAGATAAATGGCAGACCCTTTGGGAGGATACCCTTTACAACTATACTATGGGCATGAAAAATGACCCGGTAAAGTTTGGACTTAATGCAAGGCAATTTATCTCCCTTTTCCCTAATAGTCAGAAAGCAACGGAATTAAAAGAGCTAATTAGCAAAAACATTCAGAAAGAGTTCGATGAAATAATAAAAAGCAAAGATTATTACAGCATCGTAGTCTTTTACCAGAAAAATAAAAATGAACTTGATCAAACATCAAAGAAAGATTACTATACAGCAAGAGTAGCCATCGCCTTATACATGATAGGTGAGAAGGATAAGGCAAAAAATCTAATTAATAACACCAAACATATTGATACCGAAGTCGAACTGGTAAAATTTATGCTTGGCCTAAATACAACAAAATTTAATATAAACAACTACAATGAAACCGATTTCCAAAAAATAATAGACGAACTGATAAACAAAGATCCATCAAAAGCATTCCAATTATCCTTGAATTATCAGAGAAATAAAACTCTTGGGGTAAAAAATGCCTTAGACTCCTTTGAAAAGCTGGATGAAAATACCAAAAGTAATAGTATAAAAACCCTTCTTACAAGCTTAGAAAAGCTACCTGATAACATAAAAAAATCGGCATTTAAAATATACTACCAAGCTGCAGAAAGAGATTTTCTTTCGAAAAACTACAACGGTGCCATCACCCATTATCAAAATTACCTAAAATTTGCACCCAAAAACGATCCCAACATGCAGGAAGCCCTTTATTTTTTAGGTAAATCCTATATAGCATTAAATAACAAAGACTTAGCCATAAAATATCTAACAGAGCTAACCAAGCAATACCCCAATAGCCAATACTCAAACTTGGCCAAAACAGAGATTGAGGATCTAAAGTGGAAGAGTCTAAAAAGATAG
- a CDS encoding ATP-binding protein produces the protein MEESKKIEQIELLRKAFESFNEATEKLQKSYKELQEEAERLRIQLEQKNKELQEKTELLNAVLMNASSAIIVTDDLNNIILKNKSAESILNILSNNLISEIFKNKTPSVNLLENNDRYYNISTGVFDLSNKKGFIYIIDDITNIKEIEKEQRRNENLKLMGEMAAGIAHDIRNPLGSIEIFASLLKRDLENDKEKSALLNSIIKGVKTINSTITNILLFTKEIRLNKKMTYIADIVDDVILFMKHLMNEKKILFINKIGEEDKIFCDVELIKQVVMNVIHNAIEAVPTEGKISIFSEETDDNSIIYIEDNGPGIPADFLDKIFLPFHSKKAKGTGLGLSIVYKIVKAHNGNIIPVSQPGQTIFKIIIPKGDR, from the coding sequence GTGGAAGAGTCTAAAAAGATAGAACAGATAGAACTTTTAAGAAAAGCATTTGAAAGTTTTAACGAAGCCACAGAAAAATTACAGAAATCGTACAAAGAGCTCCAAGAAGAAGCGGAAAGACTCAGAATCCAATTAGAACAAAAAAATAAAGAGCTACAGGAGAAAACAGAACTACTTAATGCTGTTTTAATGAATGCATCAAGTGCCATTATTGTTACCGATGACTTAAACAACATAATACTGAAAAATAAATCGGCAGAGTCCATTCTTAACATTTTGTCAAATAACTTAATTTCAGAGATCTTCAAAAATAAAACTCCATCTGTAAATCTTTTAGAAAATAACGATAGGTATTATAATATAAGTACAGGCGTTTTCGATCTCTCAAACAAAAAAGGGTTTATATATATCATTGATGATATAACCAATATAAAAGAGATAGAAAAGGAACAAAGAAGAAATGAAAACCTAAAACTAATGGGTGAAATGGCTGCAGGTATTGCCCACGACATACGAAATCCTTTGGGTAGTATTGAGATATTTGCATCTCTACTCAAAAGAGATCTTGAAAACGACAAAGAAAAAAGCGCACTGCTCAACTCCATAATAAAAGGTGTAAAAACCATAAATAGTACCATAACAAACATTCTCCTTTTTACAAAAGAGATAAGGTTAAATAAAAAGATGACCTATATAGCGGATATAGTAGATGATGTAATACTTTTCATGAAACATCTCATGAATGAAAAAAAGATCCTATTCATAAACAAAATAGGAGAAGAAGATAAAATCTTTTGCGATGTGGAGCTAATTAAACAGGTAGTGATGAACGTCATTCATAACGCAATAGAAGCAGTCCCAACCGAAGGCAAAATATCTATATTTTCAGAAGAAACCGATGACAACTCGATAATCTACATAGAAGATAACGGACCCGGCATCCCCGCAGATTTTCTGGATAAAATCTTTTTACCTTTTCACTCAAAAAAAGCAAAGGGGACAGGCCTCGGCCTCTCCATCGTATACAAAATAGTTAAAGCACACAATGGAAACATTATACCAGTAAGCCAACCTGGGCAAACAATTTTTAAAATAATAATACCAAAGGGTGATAGATGA
- a CDS encoding sigma-54 dependent transcriptional regulator — protein sequence MMNKKVLIVDDDDNMRSAVQTTLERMGIEVYTAENGKEGLDMATSQSFDLIISDMRMPIMDGETMFKMLKNASVETKVCFITAYGTVESAVKLIKEGAFDYILKPFAPEVLEELVKRAFELESHPQLIEDKKTIFRSPYMTQIFSIAKDVAESEATVLITGESGTGKEVLARFIHEHSKRKGDFVAINCAAIPESLIESELFGYERGAFTGAVNRKEGKFELAEGGTLLLDEIGEIPINLQAKLLRVLQEKEIERLGGTKKQKVDVRIIATTNRNLREEVKNGNFREDLFYRLNVINIEIPPLRERKEDIEPLTLFFIDKYCSINKKPLKKLSKDALELLLNYDWPGNVRELEHTIERAVILSKDHFITPLNLFLHGISISSYNEYLANRSKLKPDETVESRPPEEPKQPISISAGMTIADMERELILNTLKETKGNRTKAAEILGITVRTLRNKLHEYREQGINVDDFLMED from the coding sequence ATGATGAATAAAAAAGTCTTAATAGTTGACGACGACGACAATATGAGATCTGCAGTACAAACCACTTTGGAGAGGATGGGCATAGAAGTATACACCGCTGAAAACGGTAAAGAAGGTTTGGATATGGCAACATCACAATCTTTTGATCTCATTATAAGCGACATGAGAATGCCCATTATGGATGGAGAAACGATGTTTAAGATGTTAAAAAACGCAAGTGTTGAAACAAAGGTGTGTTTTATAACCGCCTATGGTACAGTAGAATCAGCAGTGAAACTCATAAAAGAAGGGGCTTTTGACTACATTTTGAAACCTTTTGCTCCAGAAGTATTGGAGGAACTTGTAAAAAGAGCATTCGAACTGGAATCTCACCCCCAGCTTATAGAAGATAAAAAAACAATTTTCCGAAGCCCTTATATGACCCAGATCTTTTCTATAGCAAAAGATGTAGCAGAGAGTGAAGCCACAGTTTTGATTACCGGAGAATCTGGAACGGGTAAAGAGGTGCTCGCAAGGTTCATCCACGAACACAGTAAAAGAAAAGGTGATTTCGTAGCTATAAACTGTGCAGCTATCCCCGAATCCCTTATAGAAAGTGAGCTTTTTGGATATGAAAGGGGAGCCTTCACTGGAGCAGTGAATAGAAAAGAAGGTAAATTTGAACTTGCAGAGGGTGGTACATTGCTTTTGGATGAAATAGGTGAGATCCCCATTAACCTTCAGGCTAAATTGTTAAGAGTTTTGCAGGAAAAAGAGATAGAGCGTTTGGGAGGCACTAAAAAACAAAAAGTAGACGTTAGGATAATAGCCACAACAAATCGAAACCTGAGGGAGGAAGTAAAAAATGGTAATTTCAGAGAAGATCTTTTCTATAGACTCAATGTCATCAACATAGAAATCCCTCCTTTAAGGGAGCGTAAAGAAGATATCGAACCGTTAACTCTTTTTTTCATAGACAAGTACTGCAGTATAAACAAAAAACCTCTAAAAAAACTGTCAAAGGACGCCCTTGAACTATTACTAAACTACGATTGGCCAGGTAACGTAAGAGAATTAGAACATACCATAGAAAGAGCAGTGATCCTCTCTAAGGATCATTTTATAACACCTTTAAACCTTTTCCTTCATGGTATAAGCATTAGTAGTTATAACGAATACCTTGCAAACCGTAGTAAACTAAAACCTGATGAAACAGTAGAGTCCAGACCACCAGAAGAGCCAAAGCAACCTATCTCCATCTCAGCCGGCATGACAATTGCAGATATGGAAAGAGAATTAATTTTAAACACCCTTAAGGAAACAAAAGGTAATAGAACAAAAGCTGCTGAGATATTAGGCATAACAGTAAGAACATTAAGAAACAAACTCCACGAATATAGAGAACAAGGTATCAATGTGGATGATTTTTTGATGGAAGATTAA
- a CDS encoding NAD(P)H-quinone oxidoreductase: protein MKAVFCNGFGPVDVLEIREVDIPEPKDNQVLIKVMASSINRPDLVQREGKYPPPPGESEILGLEVAGVIEKLGKDVKGWNIGDRVMTLVGGGGYAEYAVAYANHLIKIPDSMSFEEAACVCESYITAFLNVFMLGELKDGETVLLHGGGGGVNTAGIQLVKALAPNSKIIVTASPEKIEGVKKLGADLVINFKETSDFSEIVKEFTNKKGVDVILDHVGAKYLDPNIKSLAYAGRLVIIGVISGIKAELNIGLLMVKRHKIIGSVLRSRPIHEKGEIVSEFTRVVIPKFADRTIVPIISKVFPLEEVKAAHKMMEDDLHFGKIVLKIS from the coding sequence ATGAAAGCGGTGTTTTGCAATGGTTTTGGACCAGTGGATGTTTTAGAAATTCGAGAAGTAGATATCCCAGAGCCAAAGGATAATCAGGTTTTAATAAAGGTTATGGCTTCTTCGATAAATAGACCGGATCTTGTCCAAAGAGAAGGGAAATATCCACCTCCCCCAGGTGAATCGGAGATATTGGGTTTGGAAGTTGCTGGGGTTATTGAAAAATTAGGTAAGGATGTAAAAGGATGGAATATAGGAGATAGGGTAATGACTCTTGTAGGTGGAGGGGGTTACGCAGAGTATGCTGTTGCTTATGCTAATCATCTTATAAAGATACCAGATTCTATGAGTTTTGAAGAAGCAGCATGTGTTTGTGAATCCTATATAACAGCTTTTCTAAATGTTTTCATGTTAGGCGAACTAAAAGATGGGGAAACCGTTCTTCTTCATGGCGGTGGTGGTGGTGTAAATACCGCTGGGATCCAGCTCGTAAAAGCTCTTGCCCCCAATTCCAAAATCATAGTCACAGCCTCTCCGGAAAAAATTGAAGGTGTTAAAAAATTAGGTGCCGATTTGGTTATCAATTTTAAAGAAACCTCAGACTTTAGCGAAATTGTCAAAGAATTTACCAACAAAAAAGGTGTAGATGTAATATTGGATCATGTAGGAGCAAAGTATTTAGACCCAAATATAAAATCTCTTGCATATGCTGGTAGACTTGTGATTATTGGTGTCATAAGTGGTATAAAAGCAGAACTCAATATAGGTCTCTTGATGGTAAAAAGACATAAAATTATCGGGTCGGTTTTAAGATCAAGGCCAATCCATGAAAAAGGGGAGATTGTATCAGAATTTACCCGAGTCGTCATTCCAAAATTTGCTGATAGAACAATTGTACCAATTATAAGTAAAGTATTCCCCCTTGAAGAGGTCAAAGCTGCCCATAAGATGATGGAAGATGATCTACATTTTGGTAAGATAGTATTAAAAATATCATAA
- a CDS encoding amino acid ABC transporter permease gives MKRFLSKFTVADLFVIITVLILCLSFFNTLNVKTEYEFRWGEVKDFFYYYNGDSFEYGLILKGLFYTLKLSLWITIISFVMGFFCGFLMSINRGVSFYFLDTFFNFIRNIPPIVIIFISYFLVGDLFARVISFDMLVPLSYHKTFEIIFVPSSLIVQFISAVVGLSVYEASYISEIVKGGLNSVDKTQYDAAYALGLSKLETYRKVVIPQALKSVLPAMMGHLVSIIKNTAIASVVAIPELTFQGMEIISSSKLIIEMWVVIFLLYLIVSVLAIKLIKVVILRMK, from the coding sequence ATGAAGCGTTTTTTAAGCAAGTTTACTGTTGCGGATCTCTTTGTAATCATTACTGTTTTGATCTTGTGTTTAAGTTTTTTTAATACTTTAAATGTTAAAACTGAGTATGAGTTTAGATGGGGGGAGGTTAAGGACTTTTTTTATTACTACAATGGTGATAGTTTTGAGTATGGGCTGATACTTAAAGGGTTGTTTTATACTTTAAAACTTTCATTATGGATAACAATAATTTCTTTTGTTATGGGTTTTTTTTGTGGTTTTCTAATGTCCATAAACAGAGGGGTGAGTTTTTACTTTTTAGATACTTTTTTTAATTTTATTAGGAATATACCACCTATTGTTATTATTTTTATATCATACTTTTTAGTGGGAGATCTATTTGCTCGTGTTATTTCATTTGATATGTTAGTGCCTTTGAGTTACCATAAAACTTTTGAAATAATATTTGTACCCTCAAGTTTAATTGTTCAGTTTATATCTGCCGTGGTAGGATTAAGTGTCTATGAAGCCTCATATATTTCTGAAATTGTAAAAGGTGGATTAAACAGTGTAGATAAGACCCAGTATGATGCTGCATATGCTTTGGGGTTATCAAAATTAGAAACCTACAGAAAAGTAGTTATACCTCAGGCATTGAAGTCAGTTTTACCTGCTATGATGGGGCATCTGGTCTCCATTATCAAAAATACTGCGATAGCATCTGTGGTAGCTATCCCTGAACTAACCTTTCAGGGTATGGAGATTATATCTTCTTCAAAATTAATTATTGAAATGTGGGTGGTGATCTTTTTACTTTACCTCATTGTATCTGTTTTAGCTATCAAGTTGATTAAGGTGGTAATACTTAGGATGAAGTGA
- a CDS encoding transporter substrate-binding domain-containing protein encodes MRKVLLLVIFLLFLFTNGFNLFAQQSTLDTVLKRGKLIVGMSTFVPWAMQTKSGDWVGFEIDVAKRLAKDMGVTAEFVPTKWSGIIPSLLTGKYDIIIGGMGITPERALKVNFSIPYDYSGMSIVANRAKTKAAGLEGFNNPDTIIVARMGTTAAEVAKKYFPKAQIKLFDDEAQAIQELLNGRATALVASAPLPAFLAIEHPSKLYLPIKGTFTKEPIGFAVRKGDQEFLNFLNSWITVVSAEGWLEERKHYWFETKNWESLLK; translated from the coding sequence ATGAGAAAAGTTTTACTTCTTGTTATCTTCCTTTTGTTTTTGTTTACTAATGGATTTAATTTATTTGCTCAACAAAGTACCCTTGATACTGTTTTAAAAAGGGGGAAGTTGATAGTAGGTATGTCTACGTTTGTACCATGGGCGATGCAAACTAAATCTGGTGACTGGGTAGGGTTTGAAATTGATGTGGCTAAGAGGCTTGCAAAGGATATGGGAGTGACAGCTGAGTTTGTACCTACTAAGTGGTCTGGCATCATACCTTCACTGTTGACGGGGAAATACGATATTATTATCGGAGGTATGGGTATTACACCGGAGAGGGCCTTAAAGGTGAACTTTTCAATACCATATGACTATTCTGGTATGTCTATTGTTGCCAATAGGGCCAAAACGAAGGCTGCTGGACTTGAAGGATTTAATAATCCAGATACGATAATTGTAGCAAGGATGGGAACTACAGCTGCAGAGGTAGCTAAAAAGTATTTCCCTAAAGCCCAGATAAAGCTTTTTGATGACGAAGCCCAAGCTATCCAAGAACTGCTAAATGGAAGGGCTACGGCACTTGTGGCATCAGCTCCTTTACCGGCATTTTTGGCAATTGAGCATCCATCAAAGCTTTATTTGCCTATAAAAGGGACTTTTACAAAAGAGCCGATAGGTTTTGCTGTGAGAAAAGGTGATCAAGAGTTTTTAAACTTTTTAAACAGCTGGATAACAGTGGTTTCTGCTGAAGGGTGGCTTGAAGAGAGGAAGCATTACTGGTTTGAAACAAAAAATTGGGAGTCTCTGCTGAAATAG